A single window of Nitrospirota bacterium DNA harbors:
- a CDS encoding phytanoyl-CoA dioxygenase family protein has product MSIRTDPLDLNIIISDRERRSGTLSIENTQLGIMLLHARGYVVLKGAVPESLVTELHARFKTMYKDNVQRLHAEGHRTRYIGEGENGHSVFWEKNSRFRIFPKLRGPFASPLVVRNSFAESILAETLGGDYYCKFVSSDTCAKGAITQAPHRDIDFYDEDTVRGCYVNIALMHCGLHNGPTEVWPGGSHLWRSEKFFKFNLRPFGEDTTNQALEAFASHLPSKKLTLQPGDLLIRDPGMWHRGTPNPTDEPRTMMTIGYFRKDYYFEYGDPFFSIDEEIYKELDSSVQELFAPFFNKGDWRYWKLRQNRAMRRLTGNRYLGAPLRIGMRWLAG; this is encoded by the coding sequence ATGTCGATTCGTACGGACCCTCTCGACTTGAACATCATCATTTCTGATCGAGAGCGTCGCAGCGGGACGCTCTCGATCGAGAACACCCAGCTGGGGATCATGCTGCTACATGCCCGGGGCTATGTCGTGCTCAAAGGCGCGGTACCTGAATCCCTGGTGACGGAGCTTCATGCACGCTTCAAGACCATGTACAAAGACAATGTGCAGCGACTTCATGCGGAGGGGCACCGCACTCGATACATCGGCGAAGGTGAAAATGGACACAGCGTGTTTTGGGAAAAGAATTCCCGCTTTCGGATTTTCCCAAAGCTCAGAGGCCCGTTTGCGAGCCCTCTCGTGGTCAGAAATTCGTTTGCGGAGTCTATTCTCGCGGAAACGTTGGGCGGAGACTATTATTGCAAATTTGTCTCGAGCGACACCTGTGCGAAAGGGGCGATTACGCAGGCGCCTCATCGCGATATCGACTTTTACGATGAGGACACTGTGCGCGGTTGTTATGTCAATATTGCACTCATGCATTGCGGACTTCATAACGGCCCGACCGAAGTATGGCCGGGCGGCAGTCACCTGTGGCGCAGCGAAAAGTTTTTCAAGTTCAACCTTCGCCCATTCGGTGAGGATACCACCAACCAGGCCTTGGAGGCGTTCGCAAGCCATCTTCCTTCCAAAAAGCTCACGCTCCAACCGGGCGATCTCCTGATCCGCGATCCTGGCATGTGGCACCGCGGGACTCCCAACCCGACCGATGAGCCACGCACAATGATGACCATTGGCTACTTTCGCAAGGATTACTACTTTGAATACGGCGATCCGTTTTTTAGTATCGATGAGGAGATCTACAAGGAGCTGGACTCCTCGGTGCAGGAGCTATTCGCGCCTTTTTTTAATAAGGGCGATTGGCGCTATTGGAAGCTGCGCCAGAATCGGGCCATGCGCCGCCTGACGGGGAATCGATATCTTGGAGCGCCCCTTCGCATCGGAATGCGCTGGTTGGCTGGGTGA